In Desulfovibrio sp. 86, the following proteins share a genomic window:
- a CDS encoding ABC transporter substrate-binding protein, whose translation MRNVERNAPVWLSLDQKAAGRHAERMVTVQMRLLASGLLVLFVMLVMPCRVGAAAGSSAVSESGAEVKDARSVYCATPPSTFTLYAFAPELLAGWNTPLRDYEKKFIPARYHNLPVLGGWYGQGFIPDREMLLASGIKKAFYLSMGPHDRLPIEQTLTSLGMQVTSVPGASMTDMASCFMDMGRAFGREERGAALAAYAEQALEKVSQAMRDLPMEKWTRVYVALEADGLASVCRKSQRAEVFAAAGALSVHDCPPGAEEAFLRVTFEQLMAYDPEVILVFHPALMRRIPTDPKWASLSAVRQGKVYFIPRGPFSWLERPATYMRLLGVQWLANKLHPDLYPVDIKAESRHFMKLFFNLELDDAQVNDFFEPYGTF comes from the coding sequence ATGCGCAACGTCGAGCGCAACGCGCCGGTCTGGCTCTCCCTTGACCAGAAGGCAGCCGGGCGACATGCCGAAAGGATGGTGACTGTGCAGATGAGATTACTTGCCTCAGGGCTGCTTGTGCTGTTTGTCATGCTTGTCATGCCGTGTCGCGTCGGCGCTGCGGCGGGCTCTTCTGCCGTGTCAGAGAGCGGGGCAGAGGTAAAGGATGCGCGCAGCGTCTATTGCGCCACCCCGCCTTCCACATTCACGCTGTATGCCTTTGCGCCGGAACTGCTGGCTGGCTGGAATACGCCCCTCAGGGATTATGAAAAAAAATTTATTCCCGCCCGGTACCACAATCTGCCGGTGCTGGGCGGCTGGTACGGCCAGGGCTTCATCCCCGACAGGGAAATGCTGCTGGCCAGTGGCATCAAAAAAGCCTTTTACCTGTCCATGGGCCCGCACGATCGCCTGCCCATTGAGCAGACCCTGACCAGCCTCGGCATGCAGGTTACCAGCGTGCCCGGTGCGAGCATGACGGACATGGCCTCCTGTTTTATGGACATGGGCCGGGCCTTTGGCCGTGAGGAACGTGGGGCGGCGTTGGCCGCCTATGCTGAGCAGGCGCTTGAAAAAGTGTCCCAGGCCATGCGGGATCTGCCCATGGAAAAATGGACAAGGGTGTATGTGGCCCTTGAGGCTGACGGCCTGGCCTCCGTCTGCCGTAAGTCGCAGCGGGCAGAGGTGTTTGCCGCCGCCGGGGCCCTGAGCGTGCATGACTGTCCGCCCGGAGCGGAGGAAGCCTTTTTGCGCGTGACCTTTGAGCAACTGATGGCCTATGACCCTGAAGTCATACTGGTTTTCCATCCGGCGCTCATGCGTCGCATCCCCACAGACCCCAAATGGGCGTCACTGTCCGCCGTGCGCCAGGGCAAGGTATATTTTATCCCGCGCGGGCCGTTCAGCTGGCTGGAGCGTCCCGCCACCTACATGCGCCTGTTGGGCGTGCAATGGCTTGCAAACAAACTGCATCCCGACCTCTACCCCGTGGACATCAAGGCGGAGAGCAGGCATTTTATGAAACTTTTTTTCAACCTGGAGCTTGATGACGCTCAGGTGAACGACTTTTTTGAGCCGTATGGCACATTCTAA
- a CDS encoding FecCD family ABC transporter permease, which produces MAHSKKILLVLSLLLLAAIVFALPMGRYPLVLGDLCRSLLDAWAGRPLNEEQSRQLFLFFDLRLPRIGSALVVGACLSASGTVYQNMFQNPLVSPGILGVQHGAAFGAAIGIVFFSAWPLTQAFSFAGGALGVGLSLFFAWLYPRARFLALVVGGLVSSSFFVALTSLVQYVADPNRQLPELVYWLMGTLSRTEPRQLAWSAPLMLAGLAYICLNGKAVNALAMGDDEARALGVQSMGMKLRLIGAATLICSLTVVLAGVINWVGLVIPHVMRFIIGPDNRVGLTASALGGALFVLLTDTLIRSVWTVELPLGIATSLISMPLFAFSLWYDWKRR; this is translated from the coding sequence ATGGCACATTCTAAAAAAATCCTGCTCGTACTGAGCCTGCTTTTGCTGGCGGCCATCGTGTTTGCCCTGCCCATGGGCCGTTACCCGCTGGTCCTGGGCGATCTGTGCCGCAGCCTGCTGGACGCGTGGGCGGGGCGGCCCTTGAATGAAGAACAGAGCCGGCAGCTTTTTTTGTTCTTTGACCTGAGGCTGCCGCGCATTGGCTCGGCCCTGGTGGTGGGAGCCTGCCTTTCCGCTTCGGGTACGGTGTACCAGAACATGTTTCAAAATCCCCTTGTGTCGCCGGGCATACTGGGCGTGCAGCACGGGGCCGCTTTTGGCGCGGCCATAGGCATAGTGTTTTTCTCTGCCTGGCCGCTGACGCAGGCCTTTTCCTTTGCTGGCGGCGCGCTGGGCGTGGGACTTTCGCTTTTTTTCGCCTGGCTCTACCCCAGAGCGCGCTTTTTGGCCCTTGTGGTGGGCGGCCTTGTGAGCAGTTCGTTTTTTGTGGCCCTGACGTCGCTTGTGCAGTATGTGGCCGACCCCAACCGCCAGCTGCCGGAACTTGTGTACTGGCTTATGGGTACGCTGTCCCGCACGGAACCGCGCCAACTGGCCTGGAGCGCCCCCCTCATGCTGGCCGGGCTGGCCTATATCTGCCTCAATGGCAAGGCGGTGAACGCGCTGGCCATGGGGGACGACGAGGCCCGCGCCCTGGGCGTGCAGAGCATGGGCATGAAGTTGCGCCTTATCGGCGCGGCCACCCTGATCTGTTCGCTTACCGTGGTGCTGGCCGGGGTCATCAACTGGGTGGGACTGGTCATCCCGCATGTCATGCGCTTCATAATCGGGCCGGACAACAGGGTGGGGCTCACGGCGTCTGCCCTTGGCGGGGCGCTTTTTGTGCTGCTTACTGACACGCTCATACGTTCGGTCTGGACAGTGGAACTGCCGCTGGGCATTGCCACATCGCTCATCAGCATGCCGCTTTTTGCCTTCAGCCTGTGGTACGACTGGAAACGACGATGA
- a CDS encoding ABC transporter ATP-binding protein, translated as MIEVRNLTVSYHSAPPVLKNISLRVDRGEVVNVLGPNGCGKTTLLRALLGLLPSPPGSILLDGHPLETIPRRSVARSLAYVPQQHAGVFGFQVLDVVLMGRTARSPWLRFSAEDRQQAMAALEKVRLTHLADRSYLELSGGQRQMVLIARALAQDCGALVMDEPVTGLDYGNQFHLLDLIGELAASGPAILLTTHHPEQAVYLGGRAVLLKDGILVADGAVASTITEDQVRQLYELPPRAEAWMRLTGTSAP; from the coding sequence ATGATAGAAGTTCGCAATCTTACCGTCAGCTATCACAGCGCCCCTCCGGTGCTGAAAAATATTTCCCTGCGCGTGGACAGGGGCGAGGTGGTCAATGTGCTTGGCCCCAACGGTTGCGGCAAAACGACGCTGCTCCGGGCGCTTCTTGGTCTTTTGCCCTCTCCTCCCGGCAGTATCTTGCTGGACGGCCATCCTCTGGAAACAATCCCACGGCGCAGTGTGGCCCGCAGCCTCGCCTATGTGCCGCAACAGCATGCCGGAGTTTTTGGCTTTCAGGTGCTGGATGTGGTGCTCATGGGCCGCACCGCGCGCAGTCCCTGGTTGCGTTTTTCCGCCGAGGATCGCCAACAGGCCATGGCCGCGCTGGAAAAAGTGCGCCTGACCCATCTGGCGGACAGGTCGTATCTGGAGCTTTCTGGCGGGCAACGCCAGATGGTGCTGATTGCGCGCGCCCTGGCCCAGGACTGCGGGGCGCTTGTGATGGATGAACCTGTCACGGGACTGGATTATGGCAATCAGTTTCATCTGCTTGACCTTATTGGCGAACTGGCCGCATCGGGGCCAGCCATCTTGCTCACCACGCACCATCCGGAACAGGCCGTCTACCTCGGCGGGCGGGCCGTGCTTTTGAAAGACGGCATACTGGTGGCGGATGGCGCTGTGGCATCGACCATCACCGAAGATCAGGTGCGCCAGCTATATGAACTGCCGCCCAGAGCCGAAGCGTGGATGCGCCTGACCGGGACCAGTGCGCCATGA
- a CDS encoding energy transducer TonB family protein: MSHSDVAEAALGMPQVAQVRGKSVIFGNVLVFLLSLTLHTVVLAALWFLAVPALGSGEGAGGYITVSLLGGLPGDSGGAGSGTVSPHAGDAAAVTAATSPTESESSTDAKAHEPPSVTPAQETVPVSVPGADHVTQRAEADPAGSAKSSLPVTDAAIPVRTTKPVPKDKPAASQRTSPQPANPPANPAVKKSSHEQARPASHDTAQQGEKASGLGHEGGGMAAGHSGQAGGQAGGQSGGQAGQKGGESGGENSAAGQGGSVGYLKGNYEYIKKRVRQYLVYSPQAKRMGIQGMVTVSFTIQQDGRVRDVAVSKSSGYSLLDESALEAVRSAAPFAAPPESARVIMPVQFSLR; this comes from the coding sequence ATGAGCCATTCAGACGTTGCAGAAGCCGCCCTCGGCATGCCCCAGGTCGCGCAGGTGCGCGGCAAGTCGGTAATTTTCGGCAATGTGCTGGTGTTTCTGCTTTCTTTGACGCTCCATACGGTCGTGCTCGCCGCCTTGTGGTTTCTGGCTGTTCCCGCGCTGGGCTCCGGGGAAGGTGCGGGCGGATATATCACGGTCAGCCTGCTGGGCGGGCTGCCGGGCGATTCGGGCGGCGCTGGTTCCGGGACTGTGTCGCCCCATGCTGGTGATGCCGCAGCCGTTACCGCAGCCACTTCCCCCACCGAATCAGAATCCTCTACTGATGCCAAGGCCCATGAGCCTCCTTCCGTCACGCCTGCTCAGGAGACTGTGCCTGTTTCTGTGCCTGGCGCTGATCACGTGACGCAGCGCGCAGAGGCCGACCCGGCCGGGTCCGCCAAGTCTTCTCTTCCCGTGACGGACGCGGCTATTCCTGTGCGCACGACAAAGCCCGTTCCAAAAGACAAGCCCGCCGCCTCCCAGCGCACAAGTCCGCAGCCCGCCAACCCTCCCGCAAATCCCGCCGTCAAAAAGTCCTCGCACGAGCAGGCGCGGCCAGCCAGCCATGACACGGCCCAGCAGGGTGAAAAAGCTTCAGGCCTCGGCCATGAAGGAGGCGGCATGGCAGCGGGGCACAGCGGGCAAGCTGGCGGCCAGGCTGGCGGCCAAAGTGGCGGACAGGCAGGGCAAAAGGGCGGTGAAAGCGGCGGCGAAAACAGCGCTGCCGGGCAGGGAGGTTCCGTCGGGTATCTGAAGGGAAATTACGAGTATATCAAAAAACGTGTCAGGCAGTATCTGGTCTACAGTCCGCAGGCCAAGCGCATGGGGATTCAGGGCATGGTGACCGTGTCGTTTACCATCCAGCAGGACGGCAGGGTCAGGGACGTTGCGGTCAGTAAAAGCAGCGGTTACTCTTTGCTGGACGAATCCGCCCTTGAAGCGGTGCGCAGTGCCGCGCCCTTCGCAGCGCCGCCGGAGTCGGCGCGCGTGATCATGCCCGTGCAGTTCAGCCTGAGGTAG
- a CDS encoding bifunctional metallophosphatase/5'-nucleotidase → MVIARTLLFLFLLVCSAVPVLADVKIFVTNDVHGYVADNPEKKNIGYARLKAVADGARAEGHTVFVLDAGDAFSGSAFALIDQGRSVAKLMGQVGYRVLTPGNHAFDYTLSEGPLYYGNELLRLVRENSPGKVDAVAENLTYKGADPPGMVTKPVVIYDETAKNPQGMRVIVTGVITPYSVKPSLRQALADYDFDLKPTPEATKKAVLDRLTRSLAPYGRPEDVVIVLSHLGYAGPKGDKDGRITGPDVAAVPNVDFVADGHSHKAVAPTYDYGAMYANGGRYLEHFMVITLDGKKGDMALKSYADVADVVPDKAMTDSIQQLDAARGFEDVVFTSPDDSVFKDGHLRKDSTPLGRLICESMAKAAGAAIALHTPGGIRAGLPGGPVHRRDLLDVLPFDDRLVAVDMTGKQIADVFTRGIGHGGRGLPQFFGLDVWAWQDEDDSLHVAGLRLTNGVPLQPDKKYRVALNGFMARNMNLPTKKDRGNLVDALETQLKKGVDVEALRTGRNLFVFADKASAEAAFSQAGSR, encoded by the coding sequence ATGGTTATCGCAAGAACTCTGCTTTTTCTTTTTCTGCTGGTTTGCTCCGCCGTTCCCGTTCTGGCGGATGTAAAAATATTTGTTACCAATGATGTTCATGGCTACGTGGCCGACAATCCGGAAAAAAAGAACATCGGCTATGCCAGGCTCAAGGCAGTGGCCGACGGAGCGCGGGCCGAGGGCCATACGGTGTTTGTCCTGGATGCGGGAGACGCCTTCAGCGGCAGCGCCTTTGCCCTGATAGACCAGGGGCGCAGCGTGGCAAAGCTTATGGGGCAGGTGGGCTACCGCGTACTCACGCCGGGCAACCACGCCTTTGATTATACCCTGTCTGAAGGCCCATTGTACTACGGCAATGAGTTGCTGCGCCTGGTGCGCGAAAACAGCCCCGGCAAGGTTGACGCCGTGGCCGAAAACCTCACGTACAAGGGGGCCGATCCTCCCGGCATGGTCACAAAGCCTGTGGTCATTTATGATGAAACAGCGAAAAATCCACAGGGCATGCGCGTCATCGTCACAGGCGTCATAACGCCATATTCGGTGAAACCCAGTTTGCGTCAGGCGCTGGCGGACTACGACTTCGACTTGAAGCCAACCCCCGAGGCCACCAAAAAGGCCGTTCTTGACCGGCTGACGCGGTCGCTTGCGCCGTATGGCAGGCCTGAGGATGTGGTCATCGTGCTGAGCCACCTTGGCTATGCCGGACCCAAAGGCGACAAGGACGGCCGTATCACCGGGCCTGACGTGGCCGCCGTGCCCAACGTGGATTTTGTGGCGGACGGGCACAGCCACAAGGCGGTGGCCCCGACCTACGACTACGGGGCAATGTACGCCAACGGCGGACGCTACCTTGAGCATTTCATGGTGATCACCCTTGACGGCAAGAAGGGCGACATGGCCCTGAAATCGTACGCTGACGTGGCGGACGTCGTGCCGGACAAAGCCATGACGGACAGCATACAACAGCTTGACGCCGCGCGGGGCTTTGAGGACGTTGTTTTTACATCCCCTGACGACAGTGTTTTCAAGGACGGGCATTTGCGCAAGGACAGCACGCCCCTGGGCCGCCTCATTTGCGAGAGCATGGCAAAGGCTGCCGGGGCCGCCATTGCCCTGCACACTCCAGGCGGCATACGCGCGGGGTTGCCCGGTGGGCCCGTGCACCGGCGCGACCTGCTCGATGTTTTGCCCTTTGACGACAGACTTGTTGCCGTTGACATGACAGGCAAGCAGATTGCCGATGTGTTCACGCGCGGCATTGGGCACGGCGGGCGTGGTTTGCCGCAGTTTTTCGGGCTTGATGTCTGGGCCTGGCAGGATGAAGACGACAGCCTGCACGTGGCCGGGTTGCGTCTCACGAACGGGGTTCCGCTCCAGCCGGACAAAAAATACCGGGTGGCCCTTAATGGATTTATGGCCAGAAATATGAATCTGCCCACGAAAAAAGATCGTGGAAACCTTGTGGATGCTTTGGAAACACAGCTGAAGAAAGGTGTTGATGTGGAGGCTCTGCGGACCGGCAGGAATTTGTTTGTTTTCGCGGACAAGGCATCGGCGGAGGCGGCATTCAGTCAGGCTGGGAGTCGCTAG
- a CDS encoding Na+/H+ antiporter NhaC family protein, protein MIYSAAILFTAILFISIRLEIWIACPLLAGLAFSAALACKQGTPCNTVARHAFEGARNSFAVAETLLYVGALTAAWRESGTIAYLVYHGLLFLSPPLLLPGSFILSAIISMLIGTSVGTISVLGIPIMIIASSSGTDMPMLAGAIIAGAYVGDRGSPLSSSAQLVASVTDTLVENNMRRNMRDALPVIVICSLAYGLLSWFMPPISPHTDLAEQLGGAFALTPATLVPALVVIFGPTFKIRARYIFLCSTLTAIVLATTLQGIPPVKALHGILWGYEIHGTDSLARLFAGGGICSMAAPIIIVLLSASTIEILIRSAFLTRAERGIALLFPHLGAYLTNAVVSLAASAIACNQTLAILFTAKIQQKFYRTPREKTAFAQMISNTAVLLPVLIPWNVALTLPLSILGATTASIPFIFFPLLMPLLGWRCIPPVTPAPDNPADHRQAP, encoded by the coding sequence ATGATCTACAGCGCAGCCATACTTTTTACAGCCATACTTTTTATCAGCATACGACTGGAAATATGGATTGCCTGCCCGCTGCTGGCCGGGCTGGCCTTCTCTGCGGCCCTGGCCTGCAAACAAGGGACGCCGTGCAACACAGTCGCGCGCCATGCCTTTGAAGGCGCGCGCAATTCATTTGCCGTGGCGGAAACGCTGCTCTACGTGGGCGCGCTCACAGCGGCATGGCGCGAATCGGGCACCATTGCCTATCTTGTCTATCACGGCCTGCTTTTTCTTTCGCCCCCGCTGCTTTTGCCGGGTTCGTTCATTCTTTCCGCCATTATCTCCATGCTCATCGGCACGTCTGTGGGCACCATCAGCGTGCTTGGCATACCCATCATGATCATTGCCAGCAGCTCCGGCACGGATATGCCCATGCTTGCCGGCGCCATCATTGCCGGGGCGTATGTGGGCGACAGGGGCTCGCCCCTGTCCTCCAGCGCTCAACTGGTGGCAAGCGTCACCGACACCCTGGTAGAAAACAATATGCGCCGCAATATGCGTGACGCCTTGCCGGTCATTGTCATATGCAGCCTTGCATACGGCTTGCTTTCGTGGTTCATGCCGCCAATCTCGCCGCATACCGACCTGGCGGAGCAACTTGGCGGGGCCTTCGCCCTCACGCCGGCCACGCTTGTTCCGGCCCTGGTGGTTATATTCGGGCCAACGTTCAAGATCCGCGCGCGCTATATTTTTCTTTGCAGCACCCTGACAGCCATTGTCCTTGCCACCACGCTCCAGGGCATACCGCCTGTCAAAGCACTGCACGGCATCCTGTGGGGATACGAAATCCACGGTACCGATTCACTGGCGCGGCTCTTTGCAGGCGGCGGCATCTGCTCTATGGCCGCACCCATCATTATCGTCCTGCTTTCGGCAAGCACCATCGAAATTCTGATACGCTCCGCCTTTCTGACCAGAGCAGAGCGCGGCATCGCCCTTTTGTTTCCACACCTGGGCGCATACCTGACCAACGCAGTGGTTAGCCTGGCGGCTTCGGCCATTGCCTGTAACCAGACCCTGGCAATATTATTTACCGCAAAGATTCAGCAAAAATTCTACCGCACGCCACGGGAAAAAACCGCCTTTGCCCAAATGATTTCCAACACCGCCGTATTGCTCCCGGTGCTTATCCCCTGGAACGTGGCCCTGACCTTGCCGCTTTCCATACTCGGCGCCACAACAGCAAGCATCCCCTTTATATTTTTTCCGCTTCTGATGCCGCTTTTGGGCTGGCGGTGCATCCCGCCCGTTACGCCCGCTCCCGATAATCCTGCCGATCATCGCCAAGCGCCATAA
- a CDS encoding (Fe-S)-binding protein has product MVSASELENIRKAASACTYCGACQAVCPVFDKVGAEAACSRGRLLQLCIMAEGGIEPNANLAESITRCALCKACETACSSNIRTTELFMRFRRAVADHTPLPLAKRIAFTALGYRRIFDFCLRMGAPFQKLLFKDALEGPGSFSRLPIPAAGLNKRRLIPKLSSRPLRSRVTPLTAPRGAKKMRVAFFPGCMLTYVYPEAGRAVVNVLAALGMEVVLPNAIGCCGTPAITSGDFAAGRTLAEMNVKALAAAGVEAVITACATCGTALNHEYGMVLDDSPYRESWERLKEHVYDFSDFIVKFGEIKNLLIMERSVTYHDPCHLVRGMGVSAQPRQLLTAIPGLELREMKNADRCCGCAGTFSAVHYDLSREINDDKIANIRTTEAEIVATGCSACRMHIEDGLSRNGLSNVRVLHTAQIIAKAMGCAN; this is encoded by the coding sequence ATGGTTAGCGCATCAGAGCTTGAAAACATCAGAAAAGCGGCATCGGCATGCACATACTGCGGCGCCTGCCAGGCTGTCTGCCCTGTTTTCGACAAGGTCGGAGCAGAGGCGGCCTGCTCGCGTGGCAGATTGCTGCAACTGTGTATTATGGCTGAAGGGGGTATTGAACCCAACGCCAACCTGGCAGAATCCATAACCCGCTGCGCCCTTTGCAAAGCCTGCGAAACAGCCTGCAGCTCCAATATCCGCACCACTGAATTGTTTATGCGCTTCCGTCGCGCTGTGGCAGACCATACCCCCCTGCCCCTTGCCAAACGCATAGCCTTCACGGCACTGGGGTACCGGCGTATTTTTGATTTTTGCCTGCGCATGGGAGCACCGTTTCAAAAATTGCTGTTCAAAGACGCGCTTGAAGGGCCGGGCAGCTTTTCACGCCTGCCCATCCCTGCGGCAGGACTGAACAAACGTCGCCTTATTCCCAAACTTTCTTCTCGGCCCCTGCGTTCGCGGGTCACTCCCCTGACGGCCCCGCGTGGCGCAAAAAAAATGCGCGTGGCCTTTTTTCCAGGCTGCATGCTGACCTATGTTTATCCGGAGGCAGGCCGTGCCGTGGTTAACGTGCTGGCGGCCCTGGGCATGGAGGTTGTGCTGCCCAATGCCATCGGCTGCTGCGGCACGCCCGCCATAACCTCCGGCGACTTTGCCGCCGGGCGGACGCTGGCGGAAATGAACGTTAAAGCTCTGGCGGCCGCGGGCGTGGAGGCCGTCATCACCGCCTGCGCTACCTGCGGCACGGCGCTGAACCACGAATACGGCATGGTGCTTGATGACAGCCCCTACCGCGAATCATGGGAGCGCCTCAAGGAGCATGTCTACGATTTTTCTGATTTTATTGTAAAATTTGGCGAAATCAAAAATCTGCTCATTATGGAGAGGTCCGTCACCTATCATGACCCCTGCCATCTGGTCAGGGGCATGGGCGTTTCGGCGCAACCACGGCAATTGCTCACCGCCATTCCCGGCCTTGAGCTGCGTGAAATGAAAAATGCCGACCGCTGCTGCGGTTGCGCAGGTACTTTCAGCGCTGTGCACTATGATCTCTCGCGCGAGATTAACGACGACAAAATAGCCAATATTCGGACTACAGAGGCGGAAATTGTGGCCACGGGGTGCTCTGCCTGCCGCATGCACATAGAAGACGGCCTTTCCCGCAACGGACTCTCCAACGTCCGTGTTCTGCATACAGCCCAGATCATCGCCAAGGCGATGGGGTGCGCCAATTGA
- a CDS encoding FAD-binding oxidoreductase: protein MQDAQIIKAVSDIVGSENVVSDKEELVCYLFNARSRELSPNLPVLAVQPHTSAEVSQIMRLAYEHAIPVIPRGQGSCLSDNTTIDMPGTIILSLTHFKKIDIDPATLTAVVGPGAVTADIKKIAATHGLFYPPDPASFAYSTIGGNVATDAGGLQCVKYGTTKSYVAGLEVVLPTGDIIHCGSKCIKDVTGYNLTQLFTGSEGTLGVITEIILKLIPLPEGKKAMLAAFADVDKAAHAISEIMVSGVVPSIMEFMDNTLIRAVEEATHQGFPVDAAAMLLIEVDGYNNTLDAQAEKIRTVCERLGAVQIRIAATAEEAAHIWTARRMSLSALYKKARSRLSGDPAAPINRLADVLRKLEELGKKHNIVTGCYGHAGDGNVHPCILFNTDEEHQRAVQLRGEFHEYIISIGGTVSAEHGVGHEKIHYLERQLGKAQLHCLISIKKAIDPKNIMNPGCIFGEYIHG, encoded by the coding sequence ATGCAAGACGCGCAGATTATTAAAGCTGTTTCAGATATAGTAGGCTCGGAAAATGTCGTTTCAGACAAAGAAGAACTGGTCTGTTATCTTTTTAACGCTCGCTCGCGCGAGCTGTCGCCCAACCTGCCGGTTCTGGCAGTGCAGCCCCACACCAGCGCGGAAGTATCGCAGATAATGCGTCTTGCCTATGAACACGCCATACCCGTCATCCCGCGCGGTCAGGGCTCTTGCCTCAGCGACAACACCACCATCGACATGCCGGGAACCATCATTCTTTCTCTGACGCACTTCAAAAAAATTGACATCGACCCCGCCACCCTCACTGCGGTTGTAGGGCCGGGCGCAGTTACGGCCGACATCAAAAAAATCGCCGCAACCCATGGCCTGTTTTACCCGCCCGACCCCGCCTCTTTCGCCTATTCCACCATTGGCGGCAATGTGGCTACCGACGCCGGGGGACTGCAGTGCGTCAAATACGGCACCACAAAGAGCTATGTGGCAGGGCTTGAGGTGGTGCTGCCTACGGGGGACATCATCCACTGCGGCAGCAAGTGCATCAAGGACGTCACCGGATACAACCTTACCCAGCTTTTTACGGGCTCAGAGGGAACCCTTGGCGTTATTACGGAAATAATCCTGAAGCTTATCCCGCTGCCTGAAGGCAAAAAAGCCATGCTGGCCGCGTTTGCCGATGTGGACAAGGCCGCCCACGCCATTTCTGAAATTATGGTCAGCGGCGTGGTGCCTTCCATTATGGAATTTATGGACAACACGCTCATCCGCGCGGTGGAGGAGGCCACACATCAGGGCTTTCCCGTGGATGCCGCTGCCATGCTGCTTATAGAGGTGGACGGCTACAACAATACCCTGGATGCGCAGGCGGAAAAAATCCGTACCGTGTGCGAACGCCTGGGCGCTGTGCAGATACGCATTGCCGCCACCGCAGAAGAGGCCGCACATATCTGGACGGCGCGCCGCATGAGTCTGAGCGCCCTGTACAAAAAAGCCCGCTCGCGCCTCAGCGGCGACCCCGCCGCCCCAATCAACCGTCTGGCGGATGTATTGCGCAAGCTTGAAGAATTGGGAAAGAAGCACAACATCGTGACCGGCTGCTATGGGCACGCTGGCGACGGCAACGTACACCCCTGCATTTTGTTCAACACCGATGAGGAGCACCAGCGTGCCGTACAGCTGCGCGGAGAATTCCACGAATATATCATATCCATCGGCGGCACCGTTTCCGCTGAACATGGCGTCGGGCACGAAAAAATCCACTACCTGGAGCGGCAGCTCGGCAAGGCCCAGCTTCATTGCCTCATCAGCATAAAAAAGGCCATTGACCCCAAAAACATCATGAACCCTGGCTGTATATTCGGGGAGTATATTCATGGTTAG
- a CDS encoding 4Fe-4S dicluster domain-containing protein, with translation MPAKTKEFTISINGELCKACGYCAEVCPKEVFSQAAAFNKQGYNPFQAAHSENCVGCLTCIALCPEFAISVTGADD, from the coding sequence GTGCCCGCCAAGACCAAAGAGTTTACAATCAGCATAAACGGCGAACTGTGCAAAGCCTGCGGCTACTGTGCCGAAGTCTGCCCCAAGGAAGTCTTCAGCCAGGCTGCCGCATTCAACAAGCAAGGTTACAATCCTTTTCAGGCAGCACATTCCGAGAACTGTGTGGGCTGTCTGACCTGCATTGCCCTGTGCCCCGAATTCGCCATCAGCGTGACTGGAGCTGACGACTGA
- a CDS encoding 2-oxoacid:acceptor oxidoreductase family protein codes for MSKMQEIIMAGTGGQGLVLMSTLLAQAAMSENFNVTQTQSYGVAQRGGFISTELLAGKEEILFQEVRKPTFIMALHGVVGTRYDASDAPVVYDSTLFSKDLPNWLGIPCTAIANELGVPKAANLVALGAMLALNPFMGMGSLENVIKTKFRGEVAEKNIAAIRAGNAAALRTAN; via the coding sequence ATGAGCAAAATGCAGGAAATCATCATGGCAGGCACAGGTGGTCAGGGTCTGGTGCTCATGTCCACCCTGCTCGCCCAGGCGGCCATGAGCGAAAACTTTAATGTCACCCAAACCCAGTCGTATGGCGTTGCCCAACGCGGAGGGTTTATCTCGACAGAACTGCTGGCGGGAAAAGAGGAAATTCTTTTCCAAGAAGTGCGCAAACCCACCTTCATTATGGCGCTGCATGGCGTTGTGGGCACTCGCTACGACGCTTCCGATGCGCCGGTGGTGTATGACAGCACACTGTTCAGCAAAGACCTGCCCAACTGGCTGGGTATTCCCTGCACAGCCATAGCCAATGAGCTTGGCGTGCCCAAGGCCGCAAATCTTGTGGCTCTGGGCGCCATGCTGGCGCTCAACCCCTTTATGGGGATGGGCAGCCTCGAAAACGTCATCAAAACAAAATTTCGCGGGGAAGTGGCCGAAAAAAACATTGCCGCCATCCGCGCCGGCAATGCTGCCGCTCTGCGCACAGCCAACTAG